One part of the Rutidosis leptorrhynchoides isolate AG116_Rl617_1_P2 chromosome 1, CSIRO_AGI_Rlap_v1, whole genome shotgun sequence genome encodes these proteins:
- the LOC139885225 gene encoding protein GLUTAMINE DUMPER 2-like has product MMSQTVSPMAPSSSMPYQRSPWHSPVPYLFGGLAAMLGLIAFALLILACSYWKLSGDMENRGDGERDLEAGDSKGDDNDKDLPPVFEEKYLVIMAGQAKPTFLATPVSSRASSFGSCGSRDTSTCSDVSSNLEEDKQVIAS; this is encoded by the coding sequence ATGATGTCACAAACAGTTTCTCCCATGGCTCCATCTTCGTCGATGCCTTATCAACGATCGCCATGGCACTCGCCAGTGCCGTACTTATTTGGAGGCCTTGCAGCCATGTTAGGCCTCATTGCTTTTGCACTCTTAATCCTTGCTTGTTCCTACTGGAAACTTTCAGGCGATATGGAGAATCGGGGTGATGGAGAACGAGATCTTGAGGCCGGAGACTCAAAAGGGGATGATAATGATAAGGACCTGCCACCTGTATTTGAAGAAAAGTATTTGGTAATTATGGCGGGACAAGCAAAACCAACTTTTTTGGCTACACCTGTTTCAAGTAGAGCGTCATCGTTTGGTAGTTGTGGTTCTAGGGACACGTCAACATGTTCTGACGTATCATCGAATTTGGAGGAAGACAAACAAGTAATAGCTTCTTAG